The following proteins are encoded in a genomic region of Arcobacter suis CECT 7833:
- the prmC gene encoding peptide chain release factor N(5)-glutamine methyltransferase: MTIKDTIRKYTNELKLITHIPAKEVEILMLHLLEKNTIWLHLNYNVEFEKEKELAVLVKKRATNYPLEYIINKASFYGEMFIVKEGVLIPRPETEILVENAVEILKDIKQPIKVLEIGTGSGIISVMLAMLIENIKIIAVDINEKAIELAKQNAIKHGVENKIEFRLSNLYENINENDIFMTISNPPYIANNYKLPTNVKYEPSNALFGGDIGDELLKDIIKQTSEKKIPYLLCEMGYDQKIPLENYFKEFNIESYSFYKDYESFDRGFTLKFKI; this comes from the coding sequence ATGACGATAAAAGACACAATAAGAAAATATACAAATGAACTAAAACTTATAACCCATATTCCAGCAAAAGAAGTTGAAATATTGATGTTACATCTTTTAGAAAAAAACACAATCTGGCTACACCTAAACTACAATGTTGAGTTCGAAAAAGAAAAAGAACTTGCAGTTTTAGTAAAAAAAAGAGCTACTAACTATCCTTTGGAATACATTATAAATAAGGCTTCATTTTATGGGGAGATGTTTATTGTAAAAGAAGGAGTTTTAATTCCTCGACCTGAAACAGAAATTTTAGTTGAAAATGCAGTTGAAATATTAAAAGATATTAAACAACCAATAAAAGTTTTAGAAATAGGAACTGGCAGTGGAATAATATCTGTAATGCTTGCAATGTTGATTGAAAATATAAAAATTATTGCAGTTGATATAAATGAAAAAGCAATAGAGCTAGCAAAACAAAATGCTATAAAACATGGTGTTGAAAATAAAATAGAATTTAGATTGAGTAATTTATATGAAAATATAAATGAAAATGATATTTTTATGACCATTTCAAACCCTCCATATATTGCAAATAATTATAAACTTCCAACAAATGTAAAATATGAACCATCAAATGCTCTGTTTGGTGGAGATATTGGGGATGAACTTTTAAAAGATATTATAAAACAAACAAGTGAGAAAAAAATCCCTTATTTACTTTGTGAAATGGGATATGATCAAAAAATTCCTTTGGAAAACTATTTCAAAGAGTTTAATATTGAGTCTTACAGTTTTTATAAAGATTATGAAAGTTTTGATAGAGGATTTACTCTAAAATTTAAAATATAG
- the hemW gene encoding radical SAM family heme chaperone HemW produces MLLYIHIPFCDSKCFYCAFNSYTDRFHLKHEYMNALKKQLKNDLENYVIKHNKKIETVFIGGGTPSTIKAFEYEEIFEMIKPYLEEFAEITTEANPNSASYEWLESMKNLGVNRVSFGVQSFDNDKLKFLGRAHNSNSAIKAIQNAKEIGFKGINCDIIYGVQNDTMESLKKDFDTAFSLPITHLSAYSLTIEEGTKFFDRSSVKIDDEELSYEIFDYINKNGFHQYEISNFAKNKVSESKHNYGYWQHKEYLGVGAGAVGYVNQERHYPSKSIEEYIQNPLFFDVEKIDLDDVKTEKILLGFRSLNGVEISLFNEEEMKKIDDLIQYDKVYIEKNRVFNKNFLLSDELALYILD; encoded by the coding sequence TTGCTTTTATATATACACATTCCCTTTTGCGACAGTAAATGTTTTTACTGCGCTTTTAATTCATACACAGATAGATTTCACTTAAAACACGAATATATGAATGCATTAAAAAAACAACTAAAAAACGACCTTGAAAATTATGTAATTAAACATAATAAAAAAATAGAAACAGTGTTCATAGGTGGTGGAACTCCATCAACAATTAAAGCTTTTGAATATGAAGAAATATTTGAAATGATAAAACCATATTTGGAAGAATTTGCAGAAATTACTACAGAAGCAAATCCAAATTCTGCTTCTTATGAATGGCTAGAAAGTATGAAAAATTTAGGAGTAAATCGTGTAAGTTTTGGAGTACAAAGTTTTGATAATGATAAACTAAAATTCTTAGGTCGAGCACACAATAGTAATAGTGCTATAAAGGCTATACAAAATGCCAAAGAAATAGGATTTAAAGGGATTAATTGCGATATTATTTATGGTGTTCAAAATGATACAATGGAAAGTTTAAAAAAGGATTTCGATACAGCTTTTTCTTTACCAATTACACATTTAAGTGCTTATTCTTTAACAATAGAAGAGGGAACAAAATTCTTTGATAGATCTAGTGTAAAAATTGATGATGAAGAGTTATCTTATGAAATTTTTGATTATATAAATAAAAATGGTTTTCATCAATATGAGATTTCAAATTTTGCAAAAAACAAAGTTTCTGAGTCAAAACACAACTATGGTTATTGGCAACATAAAGAGTATTTAGGAGTTGGAGCGGGAGCTGTTGGATATGTAAATCAAGAAAGACATTATCCTTCTAAAAGTATTGAAGAGTATATACAAAATCCTTTATTTTTTGATGTGGAAAAAATTGATTTAGATGATGTAAAAACAGAAAAAATTCTACTTGGTTTTAGGTCTTTAAATGGGGTTGAAATATCTCTTTTTAATGAAGAAGAAATGAAAAAAATTGATGATTTGATTCAATATGACAAAGTTTATATTGAAAAAAATAGAGTTTTTAACAAAAACTTTTTACTTTCTGATGAATTAGCCTTATATATTTTGGATTAA
- a CDS encoding RNA pyrophosphohydrolase, with product MTDKNENTINNEKKKFRPNVAAIVLSAKYPHKCEIFIASRTDVENAWQFPQGGIDEGESSKEALFRELEEEIGTRDVEIIAEYPSWVSYEFPAAIAKRMYPYDGQRQKYYLVKLKKGARININTEIPEFSEYKFVPTKNIYDYITFFKRTVYKQVLQYFKTEGYI from the coding sequence ATGACTGATAAAAATGAAAACACAATTAACAACGAGAAAAAAAAATTTAGACCTAATGTAGCCGCAATTGTACTATCAGCAAAATATCCTCATAAATGTGAAATATTTATAGCCTCAAGAACTGACGTGGAGAATGCTTGGCAATTTCCTCAAGGGGGCATTGATGAGGGTGAATCATCAAAAGAAGCACTATTTAGAGAATTAGAAGAAGAAATCGGAACAAGGGATGTAGAAATCATAGCAGAATATCCAAGTTGGGTATCTTATGAGTTTCCCGCTGCCATTGCAAAAAGGATGTATCCTTACGATGGACAAAGACAAAAATATTATTTAGTTAAACTTAAAAAAGGCGCTAGAATAAATATAAACACAGAGATTCCTGAATTTAGCGAATATAAATTTGTGCCTACTAAAAATATTTATGATTATATAACTTTTTTCAAACGAACTGTTTATAAGCAAGTTCTACAATATTTTAAAACTGAAGGTTATATTTAA
- a CDS encoding aspartate kinase: MLKVLKFGGTSVGTLDRIQNVANIIKKIKDEGHDVIAVVSAMSGETNKLIEYAEYYSKTPKADEIDMLLSSGERVTSALLSIALNEMGYKATSMSGRQAGIMTDNAHTKARIESIDTTEMKKAIKDGNIIIVAGFQGVALDTLRVSTLGRGGSDLTAVAIAGAIEADVCEIYTDVDGIYTTDPRIEPKAKKLDKISYDEMLELASLGAKVLQNRSVEMAKKLNVNLVSRSSFTPEVEGTLITKEENIMEKPIVSGIALDKNQVRVGMYGVTDKPGIAASIFTSLADENINVDMIVQTVGVDGKTDLDFTIPTTDLQICKKVMEKFKTQAENIDYNEAICKVSIVGVGMKSHTGVASKAFTALASENINIRIISTSEIKISMIIDLKYAELAVRALHDAYALDK, encoded by the coding sequence ATGTTAAAAGTACTTAAGTTTGGTGGAACAAGTGTTGGTACACTTGATAGAATTCAAAATGTTGCAAATATCATTAAAAAAATAAAAGACGAAGGTCATGATGTTATTGCTGTTGTATCTGCAATGAGTGGAGAAACTAACAAATTAATAGAATATGCTGAATATTATTCAAAAACTCCAAAAGCAGATGAAATTGATATGCTTTTAAGTTCAGGTGAAAGAGTTACTTCTGCACTTTTATCAATTGCATTAAATGAAATGGGATATAAAGCTACTTCTATGAGTGGAAGACAAGCTGGAATTATGACAGATAATGCCCATACAAAAGCAAGAATTGAATCAATTGATACAACTGAGATGAAAAAAGCAATTAAAGATGGAAATATTATCATTGTTGCTGGTTTTCAAGGTGTTGCACTAGATACATTAAGAGTTTCAACTCTTGGTCGTGGTGGTTCAGATTTAACTGCTGTTGCAATTGCTGGAGCTATTGAAGCCGATGTTTGTGAGATTTATACTGATGTTGATGGTATTTATACAACAGACCCTAGAATTGAACCAAAAGCAAAAAAACTAGACAAAATCTCTTATGACGAAATGTTAGAATTAGCATCTTTAGGAGCAAAAGTTCTACAAAATAGATCAGTAGAAATGGCGAAAAAATTAAATGTAAATTTAGTATCAAGAAGTAGCTTCACGCCAGAAGTTGAAGGTACATTAATAACAAAGGAAGAAAATATTATGGAAAAACCAATTGTAAGTGGAATCGCTTTAGATAAAAATCAAGTAAGAGTTGGAATGTATGGAGTTACTGATAAACCAGGAATTGCAGCTTCTATTTTTACTTCACTTGCAGATGAAAACATAAATGTTGATATGATTGTTCAAACAGTTGGTGTTGATGGTAAAACAGATTTAGATTTTACAATTCCTACTACTGATTTACAAATTTGTAAAAAAGTTATGGAAAAATTTAAAACTCAAGCTGAAAATATTGATTATAACGAAGCTATTTGTAAAGTTTCAATTGTTGGTGTTGGTATGAAATCTCATACAGGTGTTGCTTCAAAAGCTTTCACTGCCCTTGCAAGTGAAAATATTAATATTAGAATTATTTCAACAAGTGAAATTAAAATTTCTATGATTATTGATTTAAAATATGCAGAATTAGCTGTAAGAGCATTACATGATGCTTATGCTTTGGATAAATAG
- a CDS encoding HobA family DNA replication regulator: MQEFLNWTVDTIREDRLISPWLEEKKYEWTPLVSKNIHNLLERGFSIIVVTDKEREWFLEYVLGNINSTKLNRPFLPYYDFKSFYRYIDTVKSDEDISYIKDMLSISFPNGYCFWYIGRSQDVRAVIPKVSKHSFLWLFDEEKQDAFNLKSNDEALDMKLLQMFRLYNKSVSASLFAEINVEN, encoded by the coding sequence GTGCAAGAATTTTTAAATTGGACCGTTGATACAATCAGGGAAGATAGGTTAATATCTCCTTGGTTGGAAGAGAAAAAATATGAATGGACACCATTAGTATCTAAAAATATTCATAATTTATTGGAAAGAGGATTTTCAATAATTGTTGTTACAGACAAAGAAAGAGAATGGTTTTTAGAATATGTTTTAGGAAATATTAATTCTACAAAATTAAACAGACCTTTTTTGCCATATTATGATTTTAAATCTTTTTATAGATATATTGATACAGTTAAATCTGATGAAGATATTTCATATATAAAAGATATGTTAAGTATCTCTTTCCCAAATGGATATTGTTTTTGGTATATTGGAAGAAGTCAGGATGTAAGAGCAGTTATTCCAAAAGTATCTAAACACTCTTTTTTATGGTTGTTTGATGAAGAAAAACAAGATGCTTTTAATCTAAAATCAAATGATGAAGCTTTAGATATGAAACTTTTACAAATGTTTAGATTATATAATAAATCAGTAAGTGCTTCTTTATTTGCTGAAATAAATGTAGAAAACTAA